Genomic DNA from Fimbriimonas ginsengisoli Gsoil 348:
GGGGTTCTCGATATGGAAAGTCAAAGATATGGACGAGGCGGTGGAGTGGGTGAAGAAGGGTCCGAACCCGATCTTCAGTCCCAGCGAAGTCGAGATCCGGCCGATCTACGAATACGAAGACCTCGCCGATTTCGTGACGCCCTGAAGAACCGGGGCATTCATTCGCCAAGGATAGTCGCGAGGAATTCCCTCCCCCCTGGTGCGAGGCTCGCTTCTAACTTCCGAAAGCTTTCGGCTAGATTGCGCAGACCTTCTCCGCTGACAAGCTCCGGGGGAAAACGGGGGTTATGGCTGAGAAGCTGCACGACTTCGCCCGTGAGCTCCAACATGGCCGCATAGCAGCCGCGCGGAGAATCGGGCACTCCGATCTCGTCCAGCTTTTCGGCCAACACGGCGGCTTCGGCGTCGAGTCCCGAAACGCCGAAGAGGTCGCGCAAATACTCGGGAGCCGTTTCGAGATGGCCTCGAACGCACACTCCTTCCATTAGATCGGCGTACCAACGAGCTCTTTCCAGTGCCCAAGGCAATGGCCACGCAGGTCGTAGGAAGGCGCCATTCACCATACGAAACCCGTCGATCCACAGGGCGGAATTCAAACGCTCCTTCTGCATCCGATCCTTGGGTAGGAAGCCGGCAACGACGACCCAGGAGCTATCCCATGGATCTGTCATCGGCGTCATCCTCTGGCGTAGATCGTCGATCCGCGCATGTTGGACGGAGCTGGGCTCATAAAAGCTCAGGCGAGCGGCGCCCCTCCTGGTTAAGCTCCCTTCCGCGACCATCCGGGTGAGATAACTTTTGACGTTGGTCGCGGTCATCCCCAAGGGGGCGGCAAGTGCGATGATTTGCGGGGCCGTGAGTTCCCGCCCGGCGAACACCAAGATGCCCATGATTGCGGTACGGCCGGAGAGCTTCATCCTCTGGTTGCAAATAATGACACGGAGAGGCATTTTCGTGCAATCATATTTTTGGAGGTTCTATGAACACAACATCAGGCGCAGATTGTCAGTCATGCGGCATGCCGCTCTCACGCGACGAACAGGGGGGCGGCACGAACGCGGACGGCAGCAAGAGCTCGACCTATTGTTCTCACTGCTACCAAGATGGGGCATTCACCCTGCCCGACCTTACATTGCAGCAGATGCAGGAGCGAGTCGGGGAGAAGCTGAAGCAGGTTGGAGTTCCGCCAAGCTTTGCCGAGGCTCAGATCCAAAAGTTGCCGCAGCTTCGCCGTTGGGCCGGGCAGGGTGATTCGTCCCAAAGCATGTCGTAACTTGGCAATGAGTGATCTGGACTCTATTCGTGAGCGGCTAAGGGCCGCCGGAACCGATGAAGGGCGCAAGGCGGCCCAGAAATTCGTGCCCACGGCCGATCGGACCTACGGAGTTCGCGTGCCGATCCTCAACGAGCTCGCCCGGGAGCTCGACCATGCCGACTTGGAGATGGTTCTAGACCTGTGGAACTCGGGGATGTATGAGGAAAGGCTGCTCGCGGCGAAGCTGCTTGAACGTTTCGGAAGAAAGGAGCCGGATCAGACCTGGCGGACGGTACAGCGACTCGCAATGGATATCGCCGATTGGGCAACCGGCGACACCTTGGCGACGGAAGCGGTGAGGCCGATCCTGAAGGCGTTGGGGCCGGAAGTTGCTGAGGCGGCCTCGCGCTATGTGGAAAGCGACGGCGAATGGACGCGCCGCTTCGGACTGGTGTTACTCACCCATTTCGTAAAAGATCCCGGTCAGCAGGCTCGGATAGAGGCAGCTCTGGCAAGTGCGTCGGTCGACCGTCGCACGTATGTCAAGAAAGCCGCCGAATGGCTACGAAGAGACGTCGCCAAGAGCAATTCGATCGCCGCGGACACAGCGGGTTAGCTTCCCTTCACTTTGGCTTGCCACGCCCGGTCGTCGGTGCCGTAGAAGCCATCGTGGAGGGTGGCACGTTTGGTATACGGAACGTAGGTTCCGATGTGCCATTGGCAGCTTCGGTAGAAGGCGCAGTCGCCGGCGAGCAGAGATACTTGCCGGGCTCCCGGCATCTGCCGAAGGTATTCGCCACAGATCAGCTCCCGCTCCTCGTTCGACTGGTCGTCGGTGAATGCGGGGGACGGAACCGGTACCTTGCCGAAGGCGGCGGCCTCCTCCGGCGTGTCGTCCCGATCGTGGCTGCCAGGTACTACCCATAGCGAGTGGTCGTCCCATAAGGCGGCATTGAACTGGTTGAACATGAGCGGATTCCGCATGAGTTGGGAAAACTCGATCGGATCGATCTTGGAGTTGTGATGCACCCAATCGCGGTGCCAATTGGTGGCCCACGGCTTTCCCGCCGGCTCTAGGAGGACGCCCATAATGTCGCTTTGCGGATGGTCGAGGCCGAGAATTCCATGCACCGTCTTCACGAACTCCGGCAGGTTCAAGAAGTCGCGAAAGCGCCCGTGATCGAGCTCCGGATAGGCGTAAACCGGCTGCAGCCGCTGGGTCTGGGGACCGCCTTTCTCCCGGGCGATGACACGGGCCCTGTCGGTCTCCCGCCTTAAGTCGGCTAATAAGGAGGCGGGAATCAGGCCCGGCAAGATCGTGAATCCGTCGCGAAAATACTCCTCGCGATTCTGGTCGGTGTATCGGTAAGACATGGCACTCAATGCTACAGGGACCGGCGGGATCAGTGCGTGTTGCCGACGAACGAAAGCGCAATCGTGGCGAACCGACATCTCCGTGCTGGGCAATCATCAGGGTCGTCTTCGTGGAGCGATGGAGAGCTTTTGCCCCTGCATTTTATCAGGGCATCGTCTACACCAACCCATCTCGGATTGTTGACAAACGGTAGGAATGTAGATTGTCGTTCTCCTAGACACCTACTTGTCGCTGTTCAGGAGTGAATTTATGGTTCCGAGGTATGACAAGAAAGTGCGTATTTTGTTGAACCCGCGCTCTCGGCCTGTATACGGGCAGGACTTCATGGCGAGACAGAGCCTTGAGCAATTCAAGATCGGGTTGTACGACGCCGACCAAGGATCTTTCCCTAGCCCGCTTGCACGCCCTTCTCTGATTGTGTCCCAGAACCCAGATAGCGAAGCTGAATCTATATTCCTTGCCGAAGTAGAAGCCGATCGACGAGTAATCCACTGCCACCTTCAATGGCCGTACCTTGATCCATTCCAAAAGTATTGGCTTACGCAATCCGCGCATGTAGCCGACGTTCGAATAACACCAGCTGAATTCCTGGCGAAAAGATTACGAGAGGAGACCGGCGTTGATTGGGTAACGGTGCAAAACGTAGTGGATGGGAGCCGATTTTATCCGAGCAAAAGAGCAGAACGACTTGCTTTTAGAAGCAAACACGGTATCTCCGAGTCGGAATTCGTTGTGATTGTGGTTGGGCGCATCGAGTCAGCCAAAGGACTTCAAGTGATCCGATCTTTGGCGAAGAAGCTGATTACCGGCCTCCGCCTCCTTGTACAATACCCGCACGAAAGATTTGATAAGTTGGCTGAAAGCATCAAGGCTCAAAACCCAAATCAGGTCACCCTTCTAA
This window encodes:
- a CDS encoding glycosyltransferase family 4 protein, with the protein product MSLFRSEFMVPRYDKKVRILLNPRSRPVYGQDFMARQSLEQFKIGLYDADQGSFPSPLARPSLIVSQNPDSEAESIFLAEVEADRRVIHCHLQWPYLDPFQKYWLTQSAHVADVRITPAEFLAKRLREETGVDWVTVQNVVDGSRFYPSKRAERLAFRSKHGISESEFVVIVVGRIESAKGLQVIRSLAKKLITGLRLLVQYPHERFDKLAESIKAQNPNQVTLLRDGDGDLDRPIRHADLLLSPSLMEVAPLVALESLASGVRVVATDSTPFYSDEASFAVASDDLALVPFVEPVRSLLKRCSRCELALPEVEVERLAQTILGEIVIRAGSWDDLDRQGLAARASRYADLDGHRQSLSNLYGM
- a CDS encoding phytanoyl-CoA dioxygenase family protein is translated as MSYRYTDQNREEYFRDGFTILPGLIPASLLADLRRETDRARVIAREKGGPQTQRLQPVYAYPELDHGRFRDFLNLPEFVKTVHGILGLDHPQSDIMGVLLEPAGKPWATNWHRDWVHHNSKIDPIEFSQLMRNPLMFNQFNAALWDDHSLWVVPGSHDRDDTPEEAAAFGKVPVPSPAFTDDQSNEERELICGEYLRQMPGARQVSLLAGDCAFYRSCQWHIGTYVPYTKRATLHDGFYGTDDRAWQAKVKGS
- a CDS encoding zinc ribbon domain-containing protein, encoding MPLSRDEQGGGTNADGSKSSTYCSHCYQDGAFTLPDLTLQQMQERVGEKLKQVGVPPSFAEAQIQKLPQLRRWAGQGDSSQSMS
- a CDS encoding DNA alkylation repair protein, translating into MSDLDSIRERLRAAGTDEGRKAAQKFVPTADRTYGVRVPILNELARELDHADLEMVLDLWNSGMYEERLLAAKLLERFGRKEPDQTWRTVQRLAMDIADWATGDTLATEAVRPILKALGPEVAEAASRYVESDGEWTRRFGLVLLTHFVKDPGQQARIEAALASASVDRRTYVKKAAEWLRRDVAKSNSIAADTAG